The genomic stretch TTTCCAGCAACTGTGCTCACCCATCCTAAGATGAGCCATGATTTTTTCACTTCATGTGGAGATATGGCTGCTGCCATGGCTGCTACTCTTCCTCCAAGTAGAAGAACTGAAAATACATTTAAATGATCAGTCAACTAAAGTTCGAAGAAGGTGCAATGTTTATAGATTAAATTAGAGAAGCAGGCAGGTACTGTGCTTATGGGGGCCATAATGAAATGGAACAGGAGGTTAATTTGATTAAATGAACCTTAAGAAAATAACTGTGCATGTGTCTATACTTGACATACACCGAAAAAGAAAATGACCTTTTTTGTGAAAGAGAAAGATGGATGCTGTGTGTCTCAATAAATAATTAACTCAATTCCATTGAGAAAATGACAACTTTTAAGGACCTAATTAGTCTTCGTTGTGAACTTTATTACAATCCAAAATGAAGCTAGTTATCCCCAatgcttattttttattttaactttgCACAATTAGCTTTTACAGTTTTCATTAACATCTCAGTTTCTTACACTTATGTTCCTGGAAAACTTGAGGCTTTCCATGGAAGAAAAAAAAGGACAAACGCATAAGCTGAGGAAGTTAATATAAAgcaaatattttctaattatcctactgcatataaatatatattatatgtatttgTGTAAAGAAGAGTAGCAACAACTTACCAGTTGGGACATTCGAAGCAAGATTTGAGAGGGCAAGTATGGCAAGGGAAAGTACCACCATGCCTGAAACATGATTAATCCCAGCATAAGGCTTTATCATGTTCCAGAGAGTTGTAGGTATTCCAGTTTTGTTAAATCCTTCAACAGTGATGAACATTCCACAAAAGAGTAGCAAGAGAGAGTAGGAGACCTGATTCAATAAGATATGAACATGTTTACTTTGGTCAATAGGATACAATAATATgcttttttaaatttaatactaGTTATTCTtgaaaaaataaatgataataagGAGTATGGTACTGCAGATTTTACCTTGTCAAGGCAAGGCCCAGCATCTTTGAAATCAATGACAACAAGGAGAAGAGATGCTGTAATCACAGTCCAAGACATGTTCAAACCCATCAGTAGTGCAATCAGCATACCACTAGTGACAAGGTAAACACACGTCTTCCATGCAAATCTTCTCCATTCCTTGCTTAGTCCTCTCTTTTCTTTAGTAGACACTGGAACACTAACTTCTTTTGTCTCATTTGTAAACTCATCTGTTCCATTCTTTCCCTCCAATGATCGGGAAGCTCCTGTGTCGCCGCCTGCAATTTGTTCGGTTGAGCTTGAACCAACAAGGTTGCTTGCAGACTCAAGCTCACTGCTTGAAGCAGTTGAAGTTGAGCAGATATTACCACCTTCTTCTATATCACCTTGTCCACCACTTAAACTTGGGGAATTTTCCTCCTTCTCAGCTTTCGAAACAGGACTGCCTTCGGTGTAATTTGGAGTTATGTCATGTAGAGGAGAACTTTGAGCTTTCTCAAGAGTTCCTTCTTCCAAAGCGATGTCCTCGTCTTTTTTAGGAGACAAGACCCTCCAATACATGCATAAGAGAATTGACATATTGACAGTGACACCAACTAGCATGGCAGGAAGGAGTCCCAATAGAAATTGTCCGAAAGAAATCTTGCTTTGTATGGCAATGACCAAGTTCTGTGGATTGCCAATAGGAGTTGCAGCCGAGCCAATGTTTGCACTCGAGGCCAAGGCCAGCAAGAAAGGATGGGGTGGAACATTACTTTGCTTTGCGGTTCTCAAAACAAACTCTGTGAGGACAATGCAACTGGTGTCATTAGTAAACAATGCACTTGACAGAGCAGAAATTATGCAGATTCTGCAAAGCACATCCTTTGGGCCTCGAGACTTCCATGAAAGCAAGTGACCGATGTACTTAAACATGTCAGCTTTCTCAAGATAGATACCAACAACCATGGTTCCAAAAAGAAGTCCAAGGACTGATAGATCAATGGCATCATATGCTTGGTCTGGAGTTATGACCTTAAAGATGATCATAAGTATGGCTCCCAGGAGGGATCCTGCTGTTCTGCCTATAGGCAGTAATGGAAGTGAAGGGAAAACTGCCAAGGCCCAGAAAATTACAAACGAAATCGAACCTAGCACTACCTTGTCGGTAGACGCTAATGCTAACGCCATTTCTGAAACTAGAAAAACTTAAAGCAAGTTCAAATCAATTGGTTTTGAACTACAGAAGCTATTTGCATACAAAGCTTCTAACTAGCTCCTTATAACTTAATAAAAGGAGAGAAACGACAAAGAAAATGATTGAGTGAAATAGTTCTAATGGGAATCAAATACCAAATGTGTAAAtaagtaaaaataaaattactaaaCCTTAGTAGAAGGTACTGTTACTGAAAAGATGTTTTAAAACAAAAATGCAAGCCTTTCTTGAAAATTTTTGCAATAATTCACAAATTGGACCCGGTTAGAGCAC from Humulus lupulus chromosome 5, drHumLupu1.1, whole genome shotgun sequence encodes the following:
- the LOC133778449 gene encoding silicon efflux transporter LSI3-like, whose amino-acid sequence is MALALASTDKVVLGSISFVIFWALAVFPSLPLLPIGRTAGSLLGAILMIIFKVITPDQAYDAIDLSVLGLLFGTMVVGIYLEKADMFKYIGHLLSWKSRGPKDVLCRICIISALSSALFTNDTSCIVLTEFVLRTAKQSNVPPHPFLLALASSANIGSAATPIGNPQNLVIAIQSKISFGQFLLGLLPAMLVGVTVNMSILLCMYWRVLSPKKDEDIALEEGTLEKAQSSPLHDITPNYTEGSPVSKAEKEENSPSLSGGQGDIEEGGNICSTSTASSSELESASNLVGSSSTEQIAGGDTGASRSLEGKNGTDEFTNETKEVSVPVSTKEKRGLSKEWRRFAWKTCVYLVTSGMLIALLMGLNMSWTVITASLLLVVIDFKDAGPCLDKVSYSLLLLFCGMFITVEGFNKTGIPTTLWNMIKPYAGINHVSGMVVLSLAILALSNLASNVPTVLLLGGRVAAMAAAISPHEVKKSWLILGWVSTVAGNLSLPGSAANLIVCEQARRAPSFKYTLSFWTHLKFGLPSTIIVTAIGLTLIRG